The following is a genomic window from Actinomadura rubteroloni.
TGGTTCCGTCGTGCAGGGTTCACGGTCCGCCGACGGAATTGCTCCCCGTGCCGCACACCGACCTGCGAGGATTGCGAGCGGAGGTCTCCGTGGCCATTGACTTCAACCCCTCACGCGGCGCGACCCTGGGCGTGGAGTGGGAGCTTCAACTCGTGGACGCCAAGACCAGGCATCTGCGCCAGGACGCCCGCGAGGTCCTCGCCGACCTGCCGAGCCTCAGCGAGGGCGGCGGGAACGCCAAGGCCCGGCACGAGATGATGGAGTCCACGGTCGAGATCGTGACCGGGATCTGCCACACGGTCGGGGAGGCCAAGGCCGACCTCGCGGCGACGCTCGGCGCGCTGCGCGGCGCGGCGGCGGCGCGCGGCATCGGGCTGGCCTGCACCGGCACCCACCCGATCAGCGACTGGCGGGACGCCGTCATGGCCCCGATGCAGCGCTACGCCGACCTGGTGGAGCAGATGCAGTGGCTCGCGCGGCGCATCCAGACGTTCGGCGTCCACGTCCACGTCGGGGTGACCGACGGCGCCAAGGCGATCCCGATCGTCAACGCGCTCGCCGGGTACCTGCCGCACTTCCTCGCGCTGACGGGCTCCAGCCCGTACTGGGGCGGGGCGGACACGGGCCTGGCGTCCAGCCGCGCGATCGTGTTCGGCCAGCTCCCGACGGCGGGTCCCCCGCACCTGCTGGACGGCTGGCCGGAGTTCGAGGACTACATGGCCACCCTGCTCAGGGCGGGGACGATCCGAAGCATCAAAGAGGTATGGTGGGACATCCGCCCGCATCCCGATTTCGGCACGGTCGAGATCCGGATGTTCGACGGCATCCCCACCCTGCGCGAGGTGGGCATGGCGGCGGCGCTGTGCCAGAGCCTCGTGACGCTGTTCGAGCAGCAGATCGACCGCGGTTACACCCTCCCCCGCCCCGCCGCGTGGGTCGTGCGCGACAACAAGTGGCGCGCCACCCGCTACGGGCTCGACGCGGTCGTCATCACCGACGACGGCGGCGGCACCGCCCCGCTCCGCGACGAGCTGTACGAGCTGGTCCGCGAGCTGGAACCGGTCGCCGAGCGGCTCGGCTGCGCGGCCGAGCTGGGCGTCGCGGCGGAGGTCCTCGACCGGGGGGCGTCCTACGAACGCCAGCGCGCGATCCGCGCCGCGGGCGGCTCCCTGGAGGACGTGGTGGACGCTGCCGTCGTCGAGCTGGCCGAGGACAGGTTCGTCACGGAGGTCGCGCATGCCGGACGATGAGGACCGGGGGGACGGCGGGCGCGAGCCCGGACGGGGCGTCCCACGGTCCGCGCCCGGCACCACCGCGTCCGGCGCCACCGGGCCGGACGCCACCGAACAGGTCTCGGGACGGGCGGTGCGCCGTCCGTCTCTCGCACAGGGGGCGCACATGACGCAGTCAGGGTCCGGGCTGATGCCCGGCGTCGCTTCTTCGCCGGCGGGCGGACCGGACACGGCGGGGGCGCTGCGGCCGCAGCTCGACGCCTTCCTCGCCGCGCACCGCGGTGAGCTGGTGGAGTTCCGCCGCGATCTGCACCGGCATCCCGAACTCGGGTACGCCGAGCACCGCACGACGGCGCGGATCGTGGAGCGGTTGCGGCAGGCGGGGCTGGCGCCGCGCGTCCTGCCGAAGGGCACCGGCGTGCTCTGCGACATCGGCCCGGAGGACGGGCCGACGGTCGCGCTGCGGGCCGACATCGACGCGCTGCCGCTCCAGGACGAGAAGACGACCGTCCCGTACCGTTCGACGGTGCCGGGCGTCGCGCACGCGTGCGGGCACGACGTCCACACGACGATGGTGCTCGGCGCCGGGCTGTTCCTCGCGCGGCAGGCGGCGGCGGGGCTGCTGCCGGGCCGTGTGCGCCTGGTGTTCCAGCCCGCCGAGGAGTCGCCGGGCGGGGCGCTGGACGTGCTGGCGGCGGGCGGCGCGGTCGGCGTGGACCGGGTGTTCGCGCTGCACTGCGACCCGCGCATCGAGGTCGGCGAGCTGGGGCTGCGCGCCGGGGCGATCACGGCGGCGTGCGACAAGGTGTACGTCCGGGTGACGGGTCCCGGCGGGCACACGGCGCGTCCGCACCTGACGGCCGACCTGGTGTACGCGCTCGCCAAGATCGTCACCGAGCTGCCGGCGGCGCTGTCGCGGCGGGTGGACCCCCGGTCCAGCCTGTCGCTGGTGTGGGGGCGGGTGTCGGCGGGGTCGGTGGCGAACGCGATCCCCGACGACGGCATCGCCGAGGGCACCGTCCGCTGCCTGGACGACGACGCCTGGCACCGCGCGCCGGAGATGATGCGGTCGCTGTTGCAGTCGGTCGCCGCCGCCTACGACGTGGAGGCGTCGCTGGAGTACGTCCGGGGCGTCCCGCCGACGGTGAACGAGGCGGCGAGCGTGGACATGTTCCGCGACGCGGCGGCGCTGGTCCTCGGCCCGGACGGCGCGGTCCCGACGCCGCAGAGCCTCGGCGGCGAGGACTTCGGCTGGTACCTGGAGACGGTCCCGGGGGCGCTGGCGCGGCTCGGCGTCCGCACGCCGGGCTCGACCGGCGACTACGACCTGCACCGGGGCGACTTCGACGTGGACGAGGGCTGCATTCCGGTCGGCGTCCGCGTCCTGACCGCGACGGCGCTGACCGCGCTGTGGGACGGCCGTCCGGTGGCGGGGGCCGCCCTCGCCTGACCTGCCGGTGACCGGAGAACGCCCAGGTCGCAACACGTTGGTAACCGCGTTCGGCGGCCAGGTCCCGCCCCGATAACGGACGCGTTGCGGTTCGACGCCACCTGGGCGTTTTTCCCTGCTCGCGGGATAACTTCCCCTGGATTCCAGTGGCCGGAATCACCGCCGCGCGTCGGGCGGGGGGAACGAAGGGAGCGCACGTTGCGCCGTGGTCTGAAGGTATCGCTCGTCGCGCTGACGGGCACCGCGTTGACGCTCACCGCCGCCGGCTGCGGCGGGAAGAAGGCCTCCACCTCCGACCAGAAGACCGTGAAGGTCGGTCTCGCGTTCGACGTGGGCGGCCGGGGCGACCAGTCCTACAACGACTCGGCGGCGCGCGGCCTGGAGCGGGTGAAGAAGGAGCTGAAGGTCACCACCGAGGAGATCTCGGCGAAGCAGGACGAGCCGGACGCCGACAAGGAGTCGCGGCTGCGCCTGCTGGCGGGCAAGGGCTACCAGATGGTGATCGGCATCGGGTTCGCCTACACGTCGTCGGTGCTGAAGGTCGCCAAGGACTACCCGAACACCAAGTTCCTCGTGGTGGACGCCGACCAGTGCAAGGTGTCGGGCGCGAACGTCCTCGGCGCGTGCTTCTCCGAGGAGCAGGGCTCGTACCTGGTGGGCGCGGCGGCGGCGCTGAAGTCCAAGACCGGGACGATCGGGTTCATCGGCGGCGTGAACGTCCCGCTGATCCACAAGTTCGAGGCCGGGTACGACGCGGGCGCGAAGAAGGTGAAGCCGGGGATCAAGGTGCTGCCCGGCAAGTACCTGACGCAGCCCCCGAACTTCGACGGCTTCAAGAACCCGGCGCTCGGCAGCGAGGCCGCGCAGGGCCAGCTCGACCAGGGCGCGGACGTGATCTACCACGCGGCCGGCGGCGCGGGCCTCGGTGTGATCAAGACGGTCGGCGCGGCCGGCAAGTGGGCGATCGGCGTCGACTCCGACCAGTACGCGCAGCCCGCGCTGGCCGGGGTGAAGAACCAGATCCTCACCTCGATGGTGAAGCGCGTGGACCTGTCGGTGTACGACTTCGTGAAGTCGGTCGGCGACGGCACGTTCAAAGCGGGGACGAAGCAGTACAACCTGGCCAACGACGGTGTCGGCTTCGCGGTGAGCGGCGGCCACATGGACGACATCAAGGCCAGGCTGGACGACCTCAAGGCCCAGATCGTCGCGGGGAAGATCGTCGTCCCGACCGAGTAGAGCGTCCGGGTGCGCTCTCCGGAGCGCACCCGTTATTCACCAGGGGGGTGCGTCCGGTGCCTGACGCTGCCGTACGCCTGACCGGCATCACGAAACGGTTCCCCGGCGTCGTCGCCAACCGCGACGTCGACCTGACGATCGAGCGCGGCGAGGTCCACGCGCTGTGCGGGGAGAACGGCGCCGGCAAGTCCACGCTGATGAAGATCCTTTACGGGATGCAGCGGCCGGACGAGGGGACCGTCGAGATCGCCGGCGAGCAGGTCGTCCTGCGGTCCCCGGCCGACGCGATCGCGCGCGGGATCGGGATGGTCCACCAGCACTTCAAGCTGGCCGACAACCTGACCGTGCTGGAGAACGTCATCCTCGGCGCCGAGCCGCGCCGGTTCGGCCGGATCGACTTCGCGGCGGCGCGGGCGGCGATCCGCGACATGTCCGCGCGGTACGGGCTGCACGTCGATCCGGACAGTCTCGTCCAGCCGCTCGGCGTGGGGGACCGGCAGCGCGTCGAGATCCTCAAGGTGCTGTACCGGGGCGCGAAGGTCCTGATCCTGGACGAGCCGACGGCGGTGCTCGTCCCGCAGGAGGTGGACGAGCTGTTCGCCAACCTGCGCGAGCTGCGCGCCGAGGGCCTGACCGTGCTGTTCATCTCGCACAAGCTGGACGAGGTGCTGTCGGTCGCCGACGCGATCTCGGTGATCCGGCGCGGCACGACCGTCGCGACCCGGCTGGACCCGGCGCAGGTCACGGCGCGGCGGCTCGCCGAGCTGATGGTCGGGTCGGAGCTGCCGACGCCGGAGCTGCGCGAGTCCACGGTCACCGAGGACGTGCAGCTCGACGTCGCGGGGCTGACCGTCCGGACGCCGGAGGGCCGCGCGGTCGTGGACGACGTGTCGCTGCGCATCCGGCGCGGCGAGATCGTCGGCCTCGCGGGCGTCGAGGGCAACGGGCAGGGCGAGCTGATCGAGGCGCTGATGGGGATCCGCCCGGCGGCGTCGGGGACGATCCGGTACGGCGGCGCGGACGTGACGCACTGGCCGACGCGCCGCCGCCGCGAGGCGGGCATCGCCTACATCCCCGAGGACCGGCACCGGCACGGGCTCGTGCTGGAGGCGCCGCTGTGGGAGAACCGGATGCTCGGCCACCAGACCGAGCGCCCGAACGCGCGCGGCCCGTGGATCGACCGGCGCGGCGCCCGCCGCGACACGGCCCGGATCGCGGCGGAGTACGACGTCCGGACGCCCGGGATCGACGTCCCGGCGGGCGCCCTGTCGGGCGGCAACCAGCAGAAGCTCATCGTCGGGCGGGAGATGTCGGGCGCGCCCCGGCTCCTGGTCGCCGCGCACCCGACGCGCGGCATCGACGTGGGCGCGCAGGCGGCGATCTGGGACGCGCTGCGCGCCGCCCGCGCGGCGGGCCTGGCCGTCCTGCTCGTCAGCGCGGACCTCGAGGAACTGATCGGCATGTCGGACACGCTGCACGTGATCCTGCGGGGCCGCCTCGTCGCCGAGGTCGACCCGCGCTCGGTCACCCCCGAAGACCTCGGCTCCGCGATGACCGGAGCCACTCATGACTAAAAGGGTGCCTGCTTGGCAGGCGGTTCTGCGGGGGCTCGGGCCGCGGGGGATGGCGTTGCGGATCGGGGCGCCGGTGCTGGCGCTGCTGATCTCGCTCGGCATCACGATGGTGCTGCTGCGGGTCACCGGGGCGGATCCGGTCAGTTCCGTGCAGGCCATGATCGACTATGGGACGACGCCCAACTCGATCGTCGACATCCTCAACCGGGCGACGCGCTACTACCTGTCGGCGGTGGCGGTCGCGATCGGGTTCCGGATGGCGCTGCTCAACATCGGCGTGGACGGTCAGTACCGGCTGGCGGCGCTGCTCGCGGCGGCGCTGGCGGGCGCGCTGTCGCTGCCCGCGCCGTTCGGGCAGATCCTGACGATCGTCGCGGCGATGGTCGTCGGCGGGCTGTGGGCGGCGATCGCGGGCGTGCTGAAGGTGACGCGCGGCGTCAGCGAGGTGCTGTCCACGATCATGCTGAACTCGATCGCGACCGGGCTCATCGCCTATCTGCTGAACCCCAAGCGGCTCGCGGAGATGCGGCCGGGCAGCAACAACATCGCGACGCCGCAGGTCCCGTCGTCCGGACGGGTCGGGGCGCTGAACGGCGCGCTGTCGGCGATCGGCATCGACCTGCCGGGACGGCTCTACGGGCTGCTCCCGGTGGCGATCGTCGTCGGGGTCGTGTTCTGGGTCGTCGTGAACTACAC
Proteins encoded in this region:
- a CDS encoding glutamate--cysteine ligase — protein: MAIDFNPSRGATLGVEWELQLVDAKTRHLRQDAREVLADLPSLSEGGGNAKARHEMMESTVEIVTGICHTVGEAKADLAATLGALRGAAAARGIGLACTGTHPISDWRDAVMAPMQRYADLVEQMQWLARRIQTFGVHVHVGVTDGAKAIPIVNALAGYLPHFLALTGSSPYWGGADTGLASSRAIVFGQLPTAGPPHLLDGWPEFEDYMATLLRAGTIRSIKEVWWDIRPHPDFGTVEIRMFDGIPTLREVGMAAALCQSLVTLFEQQIDRGYTLPRPAAWVVRDNKWRATRYGLDAVVITDDGGGTAPLRDELYELVRELEPVAERLGCAAELGVAAEVLDRGASYERQRAIRAAGGSLEDVVDAAVVELAEDRFVTEVAHAGR
- a CDS encoding amidohydrolase, translated to MPGVASSPAGGPDTAGALRPQLDAFLAAHRGELVEFRRDLHRHPELGYAEHRTTARIVERLRQAGLAPRVLPKGTGVLCDIGPEDGPTVALRADIDALPLQDEKTTVPYRSTVPGVAHACGHDVHTTMVLGAGLFLARQAAAGLLPGRVRLVFQPAEESPGGALDVLAAGGAVGVDRVFALHCDPRIEVGELGLRAGAITAACDKVYVRVTGPGGHTARPHLTADLVYALAKIVTELPAALSRRVDPRSSLSLVWGRVSAGSVANAIPDDGIAEGTVRCLDDDAWHRAPEMMRSLLQSVAAAYDVEASLEYVRGVPPTVNEAASVDMFRDAAALVLGPDGAVPTPQSLGGEDFGWYLETVPGALARLGVRTPGSTGDYDLHRGDFDVDEGCIPVGVRVLTATALTALWDGRPVAGAALA
- a CDS encoding BMP family lipoprotein; protein product: MRRGLKVSLVALTGTALTLTAAGCGGKKASTSDQKTVKVGLAFDVGGRGDQSYNDSAARGLERVKKELKVTTEEISAKQDEPDADKESRLRLLAGKGYQMVIGIGFAYTSSVLKVAKDYPNTKFLVVDADQCKVSGANVLGACFSEEQGSYLVGAAAALKSKTGTIGFIGGVNVPLIHKFEAGYDAGAKKVKPGIKVLPGKYLTQPPNFDGFKNPALGSEAAQGQLDQGADVIYHAAGGAGLGVIKTVGAAGKWAIGVDSDQYAQPALAGVKNQILTSMVKRVDLSVYDFVKSVGDGTFKAGTKQYNLANDGVGFAVSGGHMDDIKARLDDLKAQIVAGKIVVPTE
- a CDS encoding ABC transporter ATP-binding protein, with the translated sequence MPDAAVRLTGITKRFPGVVANRDVDLTIERGEVHALCGENGAGKSTLMKILYGMQRPDEGTVEIAGEQVVLRSPADAIARGIGMVHQHFKLADNLTVLENVILGAEPRRFGRIDFAAARAAIRDMSARYGLHVDPDSLVQPLGVGDRQRVEILKVLYRGAKVLILDEPTAVLVPQEVDELFANLRELRAEGLTVLFISHKLDEVLSVADAISVIRRGTTVATRLDPAQVTARRLAELMVGSELPTPELRESTVTEDVQLDVAGLTVRTPEGRAVVDDVSLRIRRGEIVGLAGVEGNGQGELIEALMGIRPAASGTIRYGGADVTHWPTRRRREAGIAYIPEDRHRHGLVLEAPLWENRMLGHQTERPNARGPWIDRRGARRDTARIAAEYDVRTPGIDVPAGALSGGNQQKLIVGREMSGAPRLLVAAHPTRGIDVGAQAAIWDALRAARAAGLAVLLVSADLEELIGMSDTLHVILRGRLVAEVDPRSVTPEDLGSAMTGATHD
- a CDS encoding ABC transporter permease produces the protein MALRIGAPVLALLISLGITMVLLRVTGADPVSSVQAMIDYGTTPNSIVDILNRATRYYLSAVAVAIGFRMALLNIGVDGQYRLAALLAAALAGALSLPAPFGQILTIVAAMVVGGLWAAIAGVLKVTRGVSEVLSTIMLNSIATGLIAYLLNPKRLAEMRPGSNNIATPQVPSSGRVGALNGALSAIGIDLPGRLYGLLPVAIVVGVVFWVVVNYTRFGFDLKVSGLAPGAAEASGVSAKKMIVVTMVTSGAIAGLIGMPELLGASYEYSLNFPAGLGFTGITVALLGRNHPLGIAFAAVLFAFLDQTSDVLQEVEVPKEIVGVMQGVVVLTVVIVYELVRRFEIRREQRAVAGELATGHDLARAGKGR